AATAGCGCTTCGTTCTCGTCTTTCAGCAACAATGACTCCGATAATATGCAATGGAATGAGAAATAAAAGACAGTAAAAAGAATACACATGCGCGGTAATAAAGGGTTTTCGAAAATCTCTCATTGCTTGATAAGAGGCTTCATCGATATTTTCTTTTGAATAAGGTTTTATCACCGCTAAATTGTCTTTATCAATAGCTATGCTCTGGATGAAATAGTTACCAAAGGGGGGATAATAAATATCAGTACCGGCGATGACAAGGCCTGAAATCATTTGAACACTCATGAATGATAACAGCGCTAATACCATCAGTTTACCTGCTGGGTTATGCCCCTTGTACGTTAATCTTTTTTGTTGGGTAAACTCAATTAACTCCTCAGTAAAACCTTTGTTAAAAGGTAACATCTTGCCCCATTTTTCATATGTTTTACCTATAAAAGCAATGATTAAACGGAAAATTAAATTTGTAGCAAAAACATAACCAACAATCACGTGTATTGTTTTTAATAATATTTTTCCGTCAGTGCTTACACCAAAAAGTTTGCCATTTAATATGACAACACCGATAACAATCAGCAATAAAATGGCAATAACATTTATCCAATGAAAAAGTCTAATTTTACCACTCCATACGAAAACCTGTTCTCTTTTGATATTCATATCGACCTCTCTTTTATTTTATACAGGATTAAAAGTGTGCACTTTCTATAACGGGTGTAAGCCAATACTTTAACTTGGCTGGTTGGCAAATAGGATTGAGACTTGCCTTAAGTTGTTTAATATCTGTTAAAGGTATCAGCACCTCTATTTGATAAAAAGCTCTATACCCTTCGACTTGTTCAGCGATATCAAATTGACTATGTTCTTTGCTGTAGCCACTTATTGTTTTTAAATTAAATCCGGTAATGCTTGAAAAGGTGATTAATTTATCAACGACATCATCTTTTAAATCCGTTGGTACATTTAAGGTAAATATTACTTGTTCAGGCATTTCGTTTCTCCAGCCAGCAGTAAAATAGTGGTAATAGATATAGGGTGGTGACGGTTGATGTTATTAAGCCGCCGATAACAACAATCGCTAATGGTTTTTGAATTTCTGCGCCAGGACCCGTTGCAAAAACTAAGGGTAATAAACCAAACATTGCTGTGGTTGCGGTCATTAAAACAGGTCTAAGTCGGCGCTTTGCTCCGTCAATAATCCGGTTATGCAAACTCTCGGCAAACTGTTTGGTTTGTTCAAAATAACTTATCATCACAATACCGTTTAGTACCGCAATACCGAGCAATGCAATAAAACCAACGGAAGCAGGTACGGATAAATATTCGTTACTCACATATAACGCAATAACGCCTCCCATTAAGGCAAAAGGGATATTGGCAATAATCAGGCTCGATTTAGAAAGAGAATTAAAGGTGGTGAACAATATTATAAAGATCAAAATAAGCGCGATAGGAATTAATAATAATAAATTTTTTGTCGCGCGTTGCTGACTTTCAAACTCACCGCCAAAGGTTAAAGTATAGCCACTAGGCAGTGTTATTTCATTCTGGATTTTCATGTTTAACTCATCAACAAAGCTAACAACGTCTCTGTTAACAACATTTGCACTTACCGAGGAAAATCGGTTGCCTTTTTCTCTTTCAATTAATAGTGGACCATTTTTCATGCTGATATTGGCAACTTGTTCAAGGGGGAGTAAAACGTTACTAGGCATTAAAATTAGCTTTTGTTTTAGTGCATGAATGGACGATATTTCATCAGCAGTAGATGATGTTTCTTTTGCGCGATTAAATACGATAGGAATCGCATGATTTCCATCAAGTAAGGATGAAATTTGCAATCCTTCTAATTGATATTTCAAGTAATGACTTAAGGCTTGGGTGGATAAACCGAACTGACTTGCTACTTCAGGAATAAGTTTAATATTTACGTATTTCCCCCCTTCAATTAAG
The DNA window shown above is from Colwellia psychrerythraea 34H and carries:
- a CDS encoding cytochrome b/b6 domain-containing protein, producing MNIKREQVFVWSGKIRLFHWINVIAILLLIVIGVVILNGKLFGVSTDGKILLKTIHVIVGYVFATNLIFRLIIAFIGKTYEKWGKMLPFNKGFTEELIEFTQQKRLTYKGHNPAGKLMVLALLSFMSVQMISGLVIAGTDIYYPPFGNYFIQSIAIDKDNLAVIKPYSKENIDEASYQAMRDFRKPFITAHVYSFYCLLFLIPLHIIGVIVAERRERSAIVSAMFNGYKYLPKDEPTDH
- a CDS encoding DUF3240 family protein; translated protein: MPEQVIFTLNVPTDLKDDVVDKLITFSSITGFNLKTISGYSKEHSQFDIAEQVEGYRAFYQIEVLIPLTDIKQLKASLNPICQPAKLKYWLTPVIESAHF